One genomic segment of Pedobacter endophyticus includes these proteins:
- a CDS encoding glycoside hydrolase family 97 catalytic domain-containing protein yields the protein MVYKLAAPSRLADASWVKPGKVAWEWWNHWGLSKVDFEAGINTKTYQAYIDFAAKNGIEYVILDEGWAVDKKADLFQVVPEIDLKKLIAHAKAKNVGIILWAGYYAFERDLEKVCKHYAEMGVKGFKIDFMDRDDQQMVDFHYRAAAVAAKYKLMLDFHGTYKPTGINRTYPNVINFEAVHGLEQMKWTGPELDQVTYDVTFPFIRMVAGPVDYTQGAMRNATKRTHRGINDEPMSQGTRCRQLAQYVIFESPLNMLCDSPTNYEKEQESTDFISAIPTVWDQTVALDGEIGKYIAIARKKANHWYVGAMTNWDDRKLDIDLSFLGEGNYVAEVYRDGVNANRIASDYKKETITIPANRKMTISMAKGGGVAMKISKK from the coding sequence ATGGTTTACAAGCTGGCAGCGCCATCAAGACTGGCAGATGCTTCCTGGGTTAAACCTGGTAAAGTAGCATGGGAATGGTGGAACCATTGGGGTCTCTCAAAAGTAGATTTTGAAGCAGGTATCAATACCAAAACCTATCAGGCTTATATCGATTTCGCCGCTAAAAATGGAATTGAATATGTGATTTTGGATGAAGGCTGGGCTGTCGATAAAAAAGCCGATTTGTTTCAGGTTGTGCCCGAAATAGACTTGAAAAAGCTGATTGCTCATGCAAAAGCTAAAAATGTAGGCATCATTTTATGGGCCGGCTATTACGCTTTCGAAAGAGATTTGGAAAAAGTGTGTAAGCACTATGCAGAAATGGGCGTAAAGGGTTTCAAGATTGATTTCATGGATCGTGACGACCAGCAAATGGTCGATTTCCATTACCGTGCGGCCGCAGTTGCGGCTAAATACAAGTTGATGCTGGATTTTCACGGAACTTATAAACCTACAGGCATCAACAGAACTTACCCTAATGTGATCAATTTTGAGGCAGTTCATGGTTTGGAACAAATGAAATGGACTGGCCCGGAGTTAGATCAGGTGACTTATGATGTTACTTTTCCATTCATTCGGATGGTGGCCGGACCGGTTGACTACACGCAGGGTGCGATGCGTAATGCCACCAAAAGAACCCACCGGGGGATAAACGATGAACCGATGAGCCAGGGCACACGCTGCCGTCAGCTGGCACAATATGTCATTTTCGAATCGCCGTTAAACATGCTTTGCGATAGCCCTACCAATTACGAAAAAGAGCAGGAAAGCACCGATTTTATTTCGGCAATTCCAACCGTTTGGGACCAGACGGTTGCTTTGGATGGTGAGATCGGGAAGTACATCGCCATTGCCCGTAAAAAAGCAAATCATTGGTATGTAGGCGCAATGACCAACTGGGATGACCGTAAGCTTGATATCGATTTATCATTCCTTGGAGAAGGGAACTACGTAGCGGAGGTATATCGAGACGGCGTTAACGCCAATCGGATCGCCTCCGATTATAAAAAAGAAACCATCACTATTCCTGCTAATCGTAAAATGACCATTTCTATGGCTAAAGGCGGCGGTGTCGCCATGAAAATTTCTAAGAAATAA
- a CDS encoding alpha-galactosidase: MEKDTLVVGNQWIERKFLWNKGNLITYSLTDKATKQIWLNRLKSPDFQVTKDEPTNGTYTSKEVKETAIHPTYLAVEINVSLGTLSVKKVYRIYDDSPVIACDIYLKGSTNLASDASAINAADRKNIEFAEDMKSQQMTAILDQIKLDGFHWQTKIVEFFDVTDWNNNLIEERNIIPYRKTNYRGNLLVAHNSENNKGFFFLKEAPTSSVQLAYQGYDFTTEFGHFTVAGLGLTAKDIKAEEWTKAYSSVIGVYSGGELQQLTALRSYQKNIRKLLPERDEMVMMNTWGDRSQDAKVNEKFSLLEVEKAAELGISHFQIDDGWQIGKSPNSAVAKGSFKNIWDNPDYWKPDPKKYPNGLHPIVKRGKELGVEICLWFNPSVQNDYADWQKDVNALVSLYKTYGIRTFKIDGLAIPTKQSEINLRRLFDGVLAQTNNKAVFNLDATAGRRAGYYTFNEYGNVFLENRYTDWQNYYPYWTLRNLWALAKYVPAEKLQIEFLNKWRNADRYGKDIFAPGNHSFEYLFATTMAGQPLAWFEGTGLPAEALKIKDLIKAYRKIQHDFHLGIILPIGDEPSGRSWTGFQSLKGNQGYFIFYRENTAEAVGTVKTWLPAGTTVKCTPVLGNGKAIKTTIAKNGSIEVTLPKINDFVMYRYEITN, encoded by the coding sequence TTGGAAAAGGATACCCTGGTAGTGGGGAACCAGTGGATAGAAAGAAAATTTCTTTGGAATAAAGGCAACCTGATTACCTACAGTTTAACCGATAAAGCCACTAAACAAATCTGGCTGAACAGGTTAAAAAGCCCTGATTTTCAGGTAACTAAAGATGAACCAACAAATGGAACTTATACTTCGAAAGAAGTGAAGGAAACGGCCATTCATCCCACTTATCTGGCTGTAGAAATCAATGTTTCGCTGGGTACTTTATCTGTTAAAAAGGTTTATCGGATTTATGACGATAGCCCTGTAATTGCCTGCGATATTTATTTAAAAGGTAGTACGAATCTAGCATCGGATGCCAGTGCCATTAACGCCGCGGATCGGAAAAACATCGAGTTTGCTGAAGATATGAAGTCGCAGCAAATGACGGCTATTTTAGATCAAATTAAACTGGATGGTTTTCACTGGCAAACCAAGATCGTTGAATTTTTTGATGTGACCGACTGGAATAACAACCTGATTGAAGAAAGGAATATCATTCCTTATCGCAAAACGAATTACAGAGGGAATTTATTGGTAGCGCACAACAGCGAAAATAACAAAGGCTTTTTCTTTTTGAAGGAAGCGCCGACCTCAAGTGTTCAATTGGCTTATCAAGGTTACGATTTTACCACCGAGTTCGGCCATTTTACCGTAGCCGGATTAGGATTGACTGCCAAAGATATCAAAGCTGAGGAATGGACCAAAGCCTATAGCAGCGTAATCGGTGTGTACAGCGGTGGCGAATTGCAGCAATTAACTGCTTTGCGTAGTTATCAAAAAAACATCCGCAAGCTATTGCCTGAGCGTGATGAAATGGTGATGATGAACACCTGGGGGGATCGCAGTCAGGATGCGAAAGTAAATGAAAAGTTTAGTTTACTGGAGGTAGAAAAAGCAGCCGAATTAGGAATTTCACACTTTCAGATTGATGATGGCTGGCAGATCGGGAAAAGTCCGAATTCAGCTGTAGCAAAAGGATCTTTTAAAAACATTTGGGATAACCCTGATTACTGGAAACCAGACCCCAAAAAGTACCCAAATGGTTTACATCCAATTGTAAAGCGGGGAAAAGAATTAGGGGTAGAAATCTGTCTATGGTTTAATCCGAGTGTGCAAAACGACTATGCAGACTGGCAGAAAGATGTGAACGCTTTGGTGAGTTTATACAAAACATACGGCATCCGTACGTTTAAAATCGACGGTTTGGCTATTCCCACTAAACAATCAGAAATCAATCTCCGTAGGCTATTCGATGGCGTGTTAGCGCAAACCAATAACAAAGCGGTGTTCAATTTAGATGCTACCGCAGGCAGGAGGGCAGGCTACTACACTTTTAATGAATACGGCAATGTGTTCTTAGAAAACCGTTATACCGACTGGCAGAATTATTATCCCTACTGGACATTAAGAAATTTATGGGCTTTAGCGAAATATGTGCCCGCAGAGAAATTACAAATCGAATTTCTGAATAAATGGCGGAATGCTGATCGGTATGGTAAAGATATTTTTGCGCCGGGGAATCATTCTTTCGAATACTTATTTGCCACTACAATGGCAGGGCAACCACTGGCCTGGTTTGAGGGAACGGGTTTGCCAGCTGAAGCACTAAAAATCAAAGATCTGATTAAAGCTTACCGCAAAATACAGCACGATTTCCATTTGGGAATCATTTTGCCCATTGGCGATGAACCTTCCGGAAGGTCCTGGACTGGCTTTCAATCGTTGAAAGGAAACCAGGGTTACTTCATTTTTTACAGGGAAAATACGGCCGAAGCAGTTGGTACCGTAAAAACCTGGTTGCCCGCCGGAACTACAGTGAAATGTACACCAGTTTTAGGAAACGGAAAGGCCATAAAAACGACGATTGCGAAAAACGGATCGATTGAAGTGACACTTCCAAAAATAAACGACTTCGTAATGTACCGCTACGAAATCACCAATTGA